The window CCCCGGAGCTCTCGAAAGGCGGAGAGGACCTGCTGCTCCAGCCGGGAAAGCCATTCATCCGGTGTGAGATACGGGTGCCCCATCGCGGCGCTCCTCGAAAACACTGGGATGCCGAATCGCCGGAAGATCCCAACCCGGGCAAGGACGCTTCCACCCCGGCGGGCGTCGCGCCTGTTAGAAACCATTTTAACATCCTTTTAGGTGGAAACAACTAAATTGCAGACCAGGGCCACGCGCTTTTCCGTGGGGCTCGGGTGGGCGGAGCGCCCGGAGGGCGGAACGCGTTCCGGCCTGCGCGTAAAATGGGGAAGGTATCCCGGGGGGCGTCTGTGCCCCCGCCGAATCCAGCGCGGAGACCGGCATGGACCGGTGGGAAGGGTTCCGCAGGCGGATCCGACAGATGGCCGGGCGGGAGGCGGAGACGGTCCTTCTGGCCCGGGATGCGATGATCATCGCCGCGGGCAACGTCGCCAGCCGCCTGATCGGCCTGCTGCGCGAGACGGTCAAGAGCGGGCTGTTCGGGTCCAGCGGGCCGCTGAGCGCCTTCGAGGCCGCAGCGGTGGTCCCCGTCCAGCTGTATGACCTCTTGGTCGGGGGCATGGTCAGCTCCGCCCTGATCCCGGTGTTCCGGGAATATGCGGATCAGCCTCAGGAGCTCCGGCGTCTGGCCGGGGCGGTCCTGGTCTGGGCCGGGTGGATCATCGGGGCGGTGGTGCTTCTGGTGGAGATCGGGGCCAGGCCGGTCGCGTGGCTGTTAGCCGGGGGCCTGGATCCTCACCTGCTGGACCTGACCGCAAGCCTCCTGCGCCTGACGGTTCTGGCGGTGTGGTTCCTCGCCGCCGCCGGGGTCATCGGCGGGCTCTTGCAGGCGTTCCAGCGGTTCACCCTGCCGGCCTTCACCGCGGCCGCCTTCAACGCCGCCATCGTCGCGGCCGCCCTCCTGCTGGGGCCGCGCATCGGGGTGTTCGCCCTGGCCCTGGGGATGGTCCTGGGCGCCATCGCCCAGGTGCTGTTGCAGCTGCCTGCCCTGCATGGCCTGTGGCCCCGCCCCTCCGTGTATCATCCCGCCTTGCGGCGGATCCTGCGCCTTTACCTTCCCGTCGTGTTCGGGCTGGCGGTCAATCAGGTCGCCATCCTGCTGAGCTACCACCTGGCTTCCCGCACCGGCCCGAACAGCATCGCCTGGATGCGCTACGCGACCACGTTGATCCAGTTCCCCCTGGGGCTGGTGGTGACCGCCATCTCCGTGGCCATCCTCCCCCGCCTCTCCCGCCTCAGCGTGGAGGCCCGCCAGGGGAGGGGGGATCTGGAGCCCTTCCGGAGCACCCTGGCCGCCGGGTTGCGGATGGTGCTGATCCTGATCATCCCCGCCGCCTTCGGCCTGTATGTGCTGGCGGAACCCGTGATCGCCCTCCTCTTCGAGCATGGCCGCTTCACTTCCACAGACACGGCGGTGGTGGCCGGGGTGCTGCGGGGCTACCTGCCCGGCCTGATCTTCGCGGCCGTCGATCAGCCGCTGGTGTTCGCCTTCTACGCCCGGCAGGACACCTTCACCCCCGCCCTGGTGGGGCTGATCTGCAACGTGGGGATCTACCTTGCGGCCGCCCTGGCCCCCACGCTGTTCCGACCCCTGCAGGTGACCGACCTGGCGGTGGCCAATTCGGTGCAGTGGGCCGCCCATGCGGCGATCATGGGGGCCCTGCTGCTCCGTCAGGTGGGCTCGATGCGCCCCTACGGCCTGTCCCGGCTCGCTCTCCGCGTCCTCGTCGCCTCCCTGATGATGGCGCTGGGCATCTCCATGGCATGGGCCCGGCTTCCTCTCCCCCATTCCACCACCGGCGAAGCCCTTCACCTCCTCGCCGTCGGAGGCCTTGGGGCGTTGATCTATCTCCTGACCCTTGGGGCGCTGACCCGTCTCGTCGCCCGCCCCTCGGGGTTCGCTCGCTGAGGATTCTTCCGCTCTCCGGCGTCGTCCGGGGGCCGGGAACCGCGGGGCGATCCGGAACGTCTTTCCTCCGGATGCTGAAGCGAGCTTCGGCTTACATTTCAGGAGCGGGAGGCGGATATGAACCGCTGGCGATGGCTGGGGGTAGTGGGGGGGATCCTGCTGGCCGCGTGCCGGACGAATCCCTCCGCGCCCGGAGCAGGGGTGCCGGTGGGGCCATCGGCCCAGGCCGTGCGTTCTCAGGGAACAGAGGCAAGCCCGCGCACGCTGACGGTGAACGGGGTGGGGACCGTGCGGGCGCGCCCGGATCAGGCGGTCGTCACCCTGGGGGTGGAGACGTCCGGGGAAACCCTGGCCTCCGCCCTGGCCGAGAACAACCGACGGGCCGCCGCGGTGCTGGACGCCTTGAAGGCCCATGGGGTGGCGGAGAACGACATCCAGACCGCCTCCTTCCAGATCCAGATCGAGGAGCCCCGGGATCCGCAAACCGGCCGGCCCATCGGCCCTCGGGTGTATCGGGTCGTCCACGTTTACACCGCGATCTTCCGGGATCTGGAGGCGGTGGGCGCTGGGGTGGATGCCGCCGTGGGGGCCGGGGCGAACCGCGTGGAGGGGATCGCCTTCCAGGTCGGGAGCCCGGACCGCCTGGCGATGGAGGCGCGACGGCTGGCCGCCGAGGACGCGAAAGCCCGGGCCCAGACCCTGGCGGCCACCCTGGGAGCCCAGCTGGGGCCTGTGCAGTCCGTTCGCGAAACCTCCCTCACGCGTCCCATTCCTGGCCCCATGGCCCGAATGGCTGCCGAGGCGGCCGCTGTCCCCGTCGCAGCCGGGGAGCTGGAGATCACCGTCGAGATCGAGGTGACCTGGCAGCTCCAATAATCTACGAATGATGAGCCGGTGGGATCATGAGCCGGCGGACGGCTCGGAGAGCAGGCGGCGCACGATCTCCTGCACCTCCCGGCCGTCCGCCCGGCCGCGGACCCGGGGCATCAGCCGCTTCATCACTTCCCCCAGCTGGGCGGGTGAGGCGGCGCCGACCTCCGCGATCACCTCCCGGGCCATGGCTTCGATCTCCTCCCGGGTGAGAGGCTGCGGGAGGTAGGAGAGCAGAACCTCCAGCTCCGCCTGCTCCGCCGCCAGCCGGTCCGGCCGGTTCGCCTTCTCCAGCTCCGCCAGGGTCTCGCGGCGCCGCTTCACCTCGTTCTGGAGCACCTTCAGGATCTCGTCCTCGGTCAGAGGGCGAGCGGCCTCCACCTCCGCCATCCGGATCGCCAGCAGCGCCATGCGGATGGCGGTCTTGCGCGGTTCGTCCCCCGCCCGCATCGCCGCCTTCAGGTCTTCTTGCAGCCGTTCTTTCAAGCCCATTCAGGTCCTCCCCTGTCGGGTTGCATGGGATCCTGCTCAGGACGAGAGATGGCGCACCCGGAGCCCCATCCGCTCCAGGCACTCCGCCAGGGCCTCCGTCCACGGCCGCATCGGGTCCCGGCCCTGCAGCTCCAGCACATAATTGCGCAGGGGGCTGCGATCGGGGCGGGGAGCCCGCCGGCCGGAGATCCCCGAGAGCCGCACAGCCTCCTCTGGATCTCGCCCCAGCATCGCCAGGATGGTCCGGGCCATCTCATAGCGGGAGACCGCCCCGTGATTGGCGATGTGATACAGCCCGTAGGCCGGATACTCCAGCAGGCGGAGCAGGGCCTGGGCGAGGTCCAGGACGAAGGTGGGGGA is drawn from Thermoflexus hugenholtzii and contains these coding sequences:
- a CDS encoding GatB/YqeY domain-containing protein, encoding MGLKERLQEDLKAAMRAGDEPRKTAIRMALLAIRMAEVEAARPLTEDEILKVLQNEVKRRRETLAELEKANRPDRLAAEQAELEVLLSYLPQPLTREEIEAMAREVIAEVGAASPAQLGEVMKRLMPRVRGRADGREVQEIVRRLLSEPSAGS
- a CDS encoding SIMPL domain-containing protein; protein product: MNRWRWLGVVGGILLAACRTNPSAPGAGVPVGPSAQAVRSQGTEASPRTLTVNGVGTVRARPDQAVVTLGVETSGETLASALAENNRRAAAVLDALKAHGVAENDIQTASFQIQIEEPRDPQTGRPIGPRVYRVVHVYTAIFRDLEAVGAGVDAAVGAGANRVEGIAFQVGSPDRLAMEARRLAAEDAKARAQTLAATLGAQLGPVQSVRETSLTRPIPGPMARMAAEAAAVPVAAGELEITVEIEVTWQLQ
- the murJ gene encoding murein biosynthesis integral membrane protein MurJ, which encodes MDRWEGFRRRIRQMAGREAETVLLARDAMIIAAGNVASRLIGLLRETVKSGLFGSSGPLSAFEAAAVVPVQLYDLLVGGMVSSALIPVFREYADQPQELRRLAGAVLVWAGWIIGAVVLLVEIGARPVAWLLAGGLDPHLLDLTASLLRLTVLAVWFLAAAGVIGGLLQAFQRFTLPAFTAAAFNAAIVAAALLLGPRIGVFALALGMVLGAIAQVLLQLPALHGLWPRPSVYHPALRRILRLYLPVVFGLAVNQVAILLSYHLASRTGPNSIAWMRYATTLIQFPLGLVVTAISVAILPRLSRLSVEARQGRGDLEPFRSTLAAGLRMVLILIIPAAFGLYVLAEPVIALLFEHGRFTSTDTAVVAGVLRGYLPGLIFAAVDQPLVFAFYARQDTFTPALVGLICNVGIYLAAALAPTLFRPLQVTDLAVANSVQWAAHAAIMGALLLRQVGSMRPYGLSRLALRVLVASLMMALGISMAWARLPLPHSTTGEALHLLAVGGLGALIYLLTLGALTRLVARPSGFAR